From a region of the Rhizophagus irregularis chromosome 3, complete sequence genome:
- a CDS encoding uncharacterized protein (SECRETED:cutsite_VIA-QE; SECRETED:prob_0.7863); SECRETED:SignalP(1-27) translates to MTMTLKKYNVIIYFIILLNLVVNVVIAQENGASPTVSGEAKTIPSSTEGTENAVESCIKDTTCISANDTLKLCNGLIKTPDKYIEENIRSGVYKVEERSLAKCMCNQPYYDTLSKCLECFVNATGTEFKVSPEEEYKKQCEKIGVTFTQTMQISSGISPKYKWGLVGGIALVVLGLIGFATFKHYKKKKLTEKISAEGGGKLSTSNDKYPPPQSPSVHFRYQYGEYAPPADTPYYPPPPGGQDGQYPPPPPPPQQQHHGVQGGQGEQYPPPPQQHEGGQGGQSDSYYEGRF, encoded by the exons atgacaatgacattaaagaaatataatgtaattatatattttataatattattaaacttagTAGTAAATGTGGTAATTGCACAAGAGAATGGAGCAAGTCCAACAGTTAGTGGTGAAGCTAAAACAATACCATCATCAACTGAAGGTACTGAAAATGCTGTAGAAAGTTGCATAAAAGACACTACATGTATTAGCGCTAAtgatactttaaaattatgtaatggACTTATTAAAACTCCTGATAAATACATTGAGGAGAATATTCGATCTGGTGTTTACAAAGTAGAAG AACGCAGTTTAGCTAAATGTATGTGTAATCAACcatattatgatacgttatcgAAATGTTTAGAATGTTTTGTTAATGCTACAGGAACAGAATTTAAAGTTTCACCTGAAGAAGAATATAAGAAACAATGTGAAAAAATCGGTGTCACTTTCACTCAAACCAT GCAAATATCATCCGGAATTTCACCAAAATATAAATGGGGATTAGTAGGTGGTATAGCTCTAGTGGTTCTTGGTTTAATAGGATTTGCTACATTTAAacattacaaaaagaaaaaattgacaGAAAAAATTTCTGCCGAAGGAGGTGGTAAATTAAGTACAAGTAATGATAAATATCCTCCTCCCCAGTCACCCTCAGTTCATTTTAGATATCAATATGGTGAATATGCACCACCAGCTGACACTCCTTATTATCCTCCTCCACCCGGTGGTCAGGATGGTCAATatccaccaccaccaccaccaccacaaCAACAACACCATGGAGTCCAAGGTGGTCAAGGTGAACAATATCCTCCTCCACCACAACAACATGAAGGTGGTCAGGGTGGTCAATCTGATAGTTATTATGAAGGTCGTTTCTAG